The following are encoded in a window of Ruminiclostridium herbifermentans genomic DNA:
- a CDS encoding CPBP family intramembrane glutamic endopeptidase: MKRAQITTFLKGIVFDLLFLLIYTLNSKFVSILMSYASKSKFMRAVEYLNNTISLEMILNVVISTLIYIIIFRIRKINILTFCKFKIICIKNLMLSIFIGISISIFILCFMNMEYFEPNLYAVISFFDRFNNGNIFYFMFYNIVVFTIFEEMLFRGLIFNELRKVMPLTVAVIIQALPAAFQSDMMLSVFGYISMVIYCLAYICSDSIWGSITVLYTSHIFVMLTRRAGIDSYLQSVGDFVLIIGMCVSAIITCLIYFIWISKNLKKKGYDSNGLIGMQI; this comes from the coding sequence ATGAAAAGGGCTCAAATAACTACATTTTTAAAAGGAATAGTTTTTGATTTATTATTTTTGCTGATATACACTTTAAATTCTAAATTTGTAAGTATATTAATGAGTTATGCATCTAAATCTAAATTTATGAGGGCTGTAGAATACTTAAACAATACCATATCTTTAGAAATGATATTAAATGTTGTAATTTCTACATTAATATATATCATAATTTTTAGAATAAGAAAAATTAATATATTGACGTTCTGTAAATTTAAAATTATCTGTATAAAAAATTTAATGTTATCTATTTTTATTGGTATTTCAATATCGATTTTTATACTATGCTTTATGAATATGGAATATTTTGAACCCAATTTATACGCAGTGATAAGCTTTTTTGATAGATTTAATAATGGCAATATTTTTTATTTTATGTTTTACAACATTGTTGTTTTTACTATTTTTGAAGAAATGCTTTTTAGGGGATTAATATTTAATGAATTGAGGAAAGTTATGCCTCTTACAGTAGCAGTTATTATTCAAGCTTTACCGGCGGCATTTCAGTCAGACATGATGTTGAGTGTATTTGGATACATTAGCATGGTAATATATTGTCTAGCCTATATTTGCTCCGATTCTATCTGGGGTTCTATTACAGTATTGTATACTTCTCATATATTTGTGATGCTGACCAGAAGAGCAGGTATAGATAGCTACCTGCAAAGTGTTGGAGATTTTGTACTAATTATAGGAATGTGCGTTAGTGCAATAATAACATGTTTAATATACTTTATATGGATAAGTAAAAATCTAAAGAAAAAGGGCTATGACAGCAATGGTTTAATTGGAATGCAAATTTAA
- a CDS encoding alpha/beta fold hydrolase, whose amino-acid sequence MKRKKIVIKGLPFQTWTPAIRGFENSISTLGLVPINGTKHGVMIRGNDKNNPVIIFVHGGPGTTEIPYVRKYQDLLEQNFTIVHYDERATGKSFHFLEDYSNLSINLLVEDLIALTDYISQKLCTNRIILAGHSFGTVIGIKAANLAPEKYLAYIGIGQIGDFWSRELESLEYCLKQATQQNHLQDIKEIESYRENIVNHKDSLPRKFVRKYGGVSRLINDASDMASGLLLSPEYNFLDTIRFSKGRSISSKILWTELMQSNLPNEVSELKIPCYFVMGKHDYLTPVNSAKAYFDSINAPSKEFVVFEESAHYPQFEEKQKFYDWINNIYNKIKE is encoded by the coding sequence ATGAAGAGAAAAAAAATAGTTATTAAAGGTTTACCCTTCCAGACATGGACACCTGCAATAAGAGGTTTCGAAAACAGCATTAGTACTCTTGGACTAGTACCTATAAATGGCACAAAACATGGAGTTATGATTAGGGGCAATGACAAAAATAATCCTGTAATCATATTTGTACATGGAGGGCCCGGAACAACGGAAATCCCATATGTCAGAAAATATCAAGATTTATTGGAGCAAAACTTCACTATCGTACATTATGATGAAAGGGCTACTGGTAAGTCTTTTCACTTTTTAGAGGATTATTCTAACCTGTCAATTAATTTATTGGTAGAGGACTTAATTGCATTAACAGATTATATTAGCCAAAAACTATGTACAAATAGAATAATTTTAGCTGGTCATTCCTTTGGAACGGTTATTGGAATTAAAGCAGCTAATTTGGCTCCCGAAAAATATTTAGCTTATATTGGAATAGGTCAAATAGGTGACTTTTGGAGCAGAGAATTGGAATCACTGGAATATTGTCTAAAGCAAGCAACTCAGCAGAATCACCTGCAAGATATTAAAGAAATTGAGTCCTACAGGGAAAATATTGTTAATCATAAAGACTCACTTCCTAGAAAATTTGTAAGAAAATATGGCGGAGTGTCACGTCTTATAAATGATGCAAGTGACATGGCATCGGGATTACTGCTAAGTCCTGAATACAATTTCCTTGATACCATTCGTTTTAGCAAAGGCCGTTCCATTTCCAGTAAAATACTCTGGACAGAACTAATGCAAAGTAATCTTCCAAATGAGGTTTCTGAGTTAAAGATCCCTTGCTATTTCGTTATGGGTAAGCATGATTATTTAACACCTGTAAACTCTGCTAAAGCTTACTTTGATTCAATCAATGCCCCATCAAAGGAGTTTGTAGTTTTTGAAGAGTCTGCACACTATCCTCAGTTTGAAGAAAAGCAGAAATTTTATGATTGGATAAATAATATATATAATAAAATCAAAGAATGA
- the pheS gene encoding phenylalanine--tRNA ligase subunit alpha, protein MIEKISNLRDAALSKIKAAATSNEVEELRVKLLGKKGELTEMLKDLKNMAIEERKQFGQEANELKNELSELLEAKFKEISNNDVKKSLSKGSSFDISLPGTKFQVGSLHPVTIVQKEVEKIFTGMGFNIVDGPEVEEEFFNFEALNIPKNHPARDMQDTYWLENGSLLRTHTSPCQVRAMQKYGAPLKVIAPGRCFRNESTDASHENTFFQLEGMMIDKNVSIANLIYVMKILLSEIFKRDVKVRLRPGFFPFVEPGFELDLNCMICGGSGCPTCKHSGWIELLPCGMVHPNVLRAGGIDPEEYTGFAFGVGLTRLAMMKYGISDIRILNSGDLRAMEQFSVR, encoded by the coding sequence GTGATTGAGAAAATCAGTAATTTAAGGGATGCGGCTCTTAGCAAAATAAAAGCAGCTGCCACAAGTAATGAGGTTGAAGAACTTAGAGTAAAACTCTTAGGAAAAAAGGGTGAATTGACAGAAATGCTCAAGGATCTCAAGAACATGGCTATTGAAGAGAGAAAGCAGTTTGGTCAAGAGGCAAATGAGCTTAAAAATGAATTGAGTGAATTATTGGAGGCAAAATTTAAGGAGATAAGTAATAATGATGTCAAAAAGTCATTGAGCAAGGGTTCAAGCTTTGATATTTCATTACCTGGTACAAAATTCCAAGTAGGTTCACTACATCCAGTTACTATTGTTCAAAAAGAAGTAGAAAAAATATTTACAGGTATGGGCTTTAATATAGTTGACGGACCTGAGGTAGAAGAGGAGTTTTTCAACTTTGAGGCACTCAATATACCAAAAAACCATCCTGCCAGAGATATGCAAGATACTTACTGGCTTGAAAATGGCTCGCTGCTTAGAACTCATACTTCACCATGTCAGGTAAGAGCTATGCAAAAATACGGAGCACCACTTAAGGTAATAGCTCCTGGCAGATGCTTCAGAAATGAAAGCACTGATGCTTCACATGAAAATACTTTCTTCCAGCTTGAAGGAATGATGATAGATAAAAATGTTTCTATTGCAAACTTAATATATGTAATGAAAATACTGCTGTCAGAGATATTCAAAAGAGATGTTAAGGTTAGATTAAGACCTGGATTTTTCCCATTTGTTGAACCTGGCTTTGAATTGGATCTTAACTGTATGATATGTGGTGGTTCTGGTTGTCCTACTTGTAAACATTCAGGTTGGATAGAATTGTTACCTTGTGGAATGGTTCATCCGAATGTTCTGCGTGCAGGAGGTATTGACCCTGAAGAATATACGGGCTTTGCTTTTGGTGTAGGATTGACAAGACTTGCAATGATGAAATATGGAATCAGTGACATTCGTATTCTCAACTCGGGAGATTTGAGAGCAATGGAACAATTTTCGGTAAGATAG
- the pheT gene encoding phenylalanine--tRNA ligase subunit beta — protein MKISLNWIKDYVNLDGIDIKELWYRFTMSTAEVEDVEFVGQDIQNVVVGKVISVVPHPESKKLKITQVDSGDGILQVVCGAPNVTEGILVPLAKIGGSVKKLPKLGKVKLVGVESYGMLCSAQELGISDDHSGLLILEGDYAPGTDIKSIIDIDDVIIEIDNKSLTNRPDLWGHYGIAREIAAIYGRELKPMQLDSLAGSEGKDKVDINVEDTEKCLRYSSIKIDGATNLQTSMNMKVRLFYCGMRPISPLVDLTNYLMLELGQPMHAFDSRQVESGIVVRSTKEPTLFKTLDGTERNLPEDVLLICNKERPVAIAGIMGGENSEVLEDTTSILLESATFDGPSIRKGSTKIGLRTEASARYEKCLDPNITVTAIQRFVKLLKDMNPNINFASALSDVYCQKLEPIDITITKPYIDRYIGNDLPQEKMVEILRSLEFKVDVEGDTFKIKVPTFRATKDITMKVDIIEEITRIYGYDNIVPQTLDIALKPLEYNEDRLLDHKIKELLSERFGASEVMSYIWYDNTYNAKMGIETNGQVKILNPQAQDANTLRESMVPCMLGFAEKNEKVYEEFSIFEIGSVFTAANPKEKCEQHKNVCILLGSKIKSEDELFYDLKGIMTYLAKTLKNITPEFTACTSAFNWVHPMKSVDISYNGKLMGYISVVHPSIKKNIGKKINVAVLEINRELLQAIDYASIKYKDLSKFPEVKLDYSFLVDNGVTFDKLVEDIRGFKSELLNSFEFVTIYTGKGLPEGKKSMTFRFVIGSNEKTLTSDEINGFAKSIIDYMAGLGYTLR, from the coding sequence TTGAAAATTTCATTAAATTGGATAAAGGATTATGTTAATTTAGATGGTATAGATATAAAAGAACTTTGGTATAGATTCACAATGTCTACAGCAGAAGTTGAAGATGTAGAATTTGTTGGTCAGGACATTCAGAATGTTGTAGTTGGCAAGGTAATCAGCGTTGTTCCACATCCAGAGTCTAAAAAGCTTAAAATTACTCAAGTTGATTCAGGTGACGGAATACTGCAAGTAGTATGCGGAGCTCCAAATGTTACAGAAGGCATTTTAGTTCCATTAGCAAAAATAGGCGGTTCTGTTAAAAAGCTTCCTAAGCTTGGAAAAGTGAAATTGGTAGGGGTAGAAAGCTATGGTATGCTTTGTTCAGCTCAAGAATTGGGCATTAGCGATGACCACAGTGGACTTTTGATTTTAGAAGGAGATTATGCACCAGGTACAGACATTAAATCTATAATTGATATTGATGATGTTATTATAGAGATAGACAATAAATCTCTAACAAACAGACCAGATTTATGGGGACATTATGGTATTGCGCGTGAAATTGCAGCTATTTATGGCAGAGAACTAAAGCCAATGCAACTAGACAGCTTAGCTGGTTCAGAGGGTAAGGATAAAGTTGATATTAATGTTGAAGATACAGAAAAATGTCTCAGATATTCCAGCATAAAAATAGATGGAGCCACTAATTTACAAACATCAATGAACATGAAGGTAAGACTGTTTTACTGTGGAATGAGACCAATTTCACCATTAGTTGATTTGACCAACTACTTAATGCTTGAACTTGGACAGCCAATGCACGCATTTGACAGCAGACAGGTGGAAAGCGGAATTGTTGTTAGGTCTACAAAAGAACCTACTCTGTTCAAGACACTTGACGGCACTGAAAGAAATTTGCCTGAGGATGTATTGCTTATTTGTAATAAGGAAAGACCAGTAGCTATAGCTGGTATTATGGGGGGAGAAAACTCCGAAGTGTTGGAGGACACAACATCTATTTTACTAGAATCGGCTACATTTGATGGTCCTTCAATAAGAAAGGGTTCAACAAAAATTGGACTTCGTACTGAGGCAAGTGCTCGTTATGAAAAGTGCCTTGACCCTAATATTACAGTTACTGCAATTCAACGATTTGTTAAACTGTTAAAGGATATGAACCCAAATATTAATTTTGCTTCAGCTTTATCTGATGTTTATTGCCAAAAGCTAGAGCCGATTGACATCACAATTACAAAGCCTTATATTGACAGGTATATTGGAAACGACCTACCTCAAGAAAAAATGGTTGAAATATTGAGATCATTGGAATTCAAAGTGGATGTTGAGGGTGATACTTTCAAAATAAAAGTCCCAACCTTCAGAGCAACAAAGGATATTACAATGAAGGTTGATATTATAGAAGAAATCACTAGAATATATGGCTATGATAATATAGTTCCACAAACCTTGGATATCGCTTTAAAGCCTCTTGAATATAACGAGGATAGGCTTTTAGACCACAAAATTAAAGAACTGCTTTCTGAGAGATTTGGTGCAAGCGAGGTAATGAGTTATATTTGGTATGACAATACCTATAATGCCAAGATGGGAATTGAAACTAATGGACAGGTAAAAATTCTGAATCCACAAGCACAGGACGCTAACACCTTAAGGGAAAGCATGGTTCCTTGTATGTTGGGCTTTGCTGAGAAAAATGAAAAGGTATATGAGGAATTTTCTATTTTTGAAATTGGAAGTGTATTTACTGCTGCAAATCCAAAGGAAAAATGTGAACAACACAAAAATGTTTGTATATTGCTAGGAAGTAAGATTAAGAGTGAAGATGAATTGTTCTATGATTTGAAGGGAATAATGACTTATTTAGCTAAGACCTTAAAAAATATTACACCTGAGTTTACTGCATGTACAAGTGCATTTAATTGGGTTCATCCAATGAAATCTGTTGATATAAGTTATAATGGTAAGTTAATGGGTTATATAAGTGTAGTGCATCCTTCAATTAAGAAGAATATCGGTAAAAAGATAAATGTAGCAGTATTGGAAATAAACAGAGAACTTCTGCAAGCTATAGACTATGCTTCAATTAAATATAAGGATTTATCAAAATTCCCTGAAGTTAAGCTTGACTACAGCTTCTTAGTTGATAATGGAGTTACATTTGACAAGCTGGTTGAAGATATTCGCGGATTTAAGTCTGAACTTTTAAATAGCTTTGAGTTTGTGACCATTTATACAGGCAAAGGCTTACCAGAAGGCAAGAAGAGTATGACCTTCAGATTTGTTATAGGCTCTAACGAAAAGACTCTTACCAGCGATGAAATAAATGGATTTGCGAAGAGTATAATAGATTATATGGCTGGATTGGGCTATACGTTGAGATAA
- a CDS encoding alpha/beta-type small acid-soluble spore protein, translating to MSNPKKPLVPESRDALTKFKLECAAEIGRLQYCKENNDHYKGDLTARQNGSEGGPIGGQMVKKMIEMYEQNITQQ from the coding sequence ATGTCAAATCCAAAAAAACCATTAGTTCCAGAAAGTAGAGATGCCTTAACAAAATTCAAGCTTGAATGTGCAGCTGAAATTGGAAGACTTCAGTACTGCAAAGAAAATAACGATCACTACAAGGGTGACTTAACTGCAAGACAAAACGGGTCTGAGGGCGGTCCTATAGGTGGACAGATGGTAAAAAAAATGATTGAAATGTATGAACAAAACATAACACAGCAATAG
- a CDS encoding glucose-6-phosphate isomerase: MNKITFDSSKASCFLSDYEIDYLEGQVKLAHDMLHNKTGAGNDYVGWVDLPVNYDKEEFARIKKAAEKIKADSDVLVVIGIGGSYLGARAAIEILSHSFYNMLPKDKRKTPEIYFVGNNISSTYVADLLELIEGKEISVNVISKSGTTTEPAVAFRIFKEYMENKYGKQEAQKRIYATTDKARGALKKLADEEGYETFVIPDDVGGRFSVLTAVGLLPIAVSGADIDKIMQGALDAYNLYKDSDFKNNDCYRYAAARNALYNKNKTIEIMVNYEPSLHFFTEWWKQLFGESEGKDQKGIFPAGVDFTTDLHSMGQYVQDGLRNIFETVINVEKARKSIIIKEDKDNVDGLNFLAGKEMDFVNKKAFEGTLLAHTDGGVPNLIVNVPELNEYYFGSMVYFFEKACGISGYLLAVNPFNQPGVEAYKKNMFALLGKPGYEEQKAELEARLAK; this comes from the coding sequence ATGAATAAAATAACATTTGACAGCTCTAAAGCATCATGCTTTTTGAGTGATTATGAGATTGATTATTTAGAGGGACAGGTTAAGCTTGCACATGATATGCTGCACAATAAAACCGGTGCCGGAAATGATTATGTAGGCTGGGTTGACCTGCCAGTAAATTATGATAAAGAAGAATTTGCTAGAATTAAGAAGGCTGCTGAAAAAATAAAGGCAGATTCAGATGTATTGGTTGTAATTGGTATTGGAGGCTCATACTTAGGAGCTAGGGCAGCAATTGAAATACTTTCACATTCATTCTATAATATGCTTCCAAAGGACAAGCGTAAAACTCCTGAAATTTATTTTGTAGGAAACAATATTAGTTCAACATATGTGGCAGATTTATTAGAGTTAATAGAAGGAAAAGAAATTTCTGTTAATGTAATATCAAAATCAGGAACTACTACTGAGCCTGCTGTTGCATTTAGAATTTTCAAGGAGTACATGGAAAATAAATATGGCAAACAGGAAGCTCAAAAGAGAATATATGCAACTACTGATAAAGCTAGAGGAGCATTGAAAAAGCTGGCAGATGAAGAAGGCTATGAGACTTTTGTGATACCTGATGATGTTGGTGGCAGATTCTCTGTTTTAACTGCTGTTGGTTTATTGCCAATTGCTGTTTCTGGTGCAGACATCGACAAAATTATGCAGGGTGCTTTAGATGCATATAATTTATACAAGGACAGCGATTTTAAAAATAATGACTGCTACAGATATGCTGCAGCAAGAAATGCATTATACAATAAGAATAAAACAATAGAAATAATGGTAAATTATGAGCCATCCCTTCACTTTTTTACTGAATGGTGGAAGCAGCTTTTTGGTGAGAGCGAAGGTAAGGATCAGAAGGGAATATTCCCAGCTGGCGTAGATTTTACAACAGATTTACATTCAATGGGTCAATATGTACAGGATGGACTTAGAAATATATTTGAGACTGTCATAAATGTTGAAAAGGCAAGAAAGAGCATTATAATAAAAGAAGACAAAGATAATGTTGATGGTCTTAATTTCTTAGCAGGAAAAGAGATGGATTTTGTTAATAAGAAAGCCTTTGAGGGTACGCTTCTTGCACATACTGATGGCGGAGTACCCAATTTAATAGTTAATGTGCCCGAATTAAACGAGTACTACTTCGGAAGCATGGTATATTTCTTTGAAAAGGCATGTGGTATAAGTGGATACTTGCTAGCGGTAAATCCATTTAATCAGCCAGGTGTAGAGGCTTATAAGAAAAACATGTTTGCATTGCTTGGAAAGCCTGGATATGAAGAACAGAAAGCAGAATTAGAAGCTAGGTTGGCAAAGTAA
- a CDS encoding bifunctional folylpolyglutamate synthase/dihydrofolate synthase, whose protein sequence is MNYEEAMEYIHGTLKFGSKLGLERIDKLMEFMGNPQKKLRFVHVAGTNGKGSTTSFISNILISAGYKTGVFTSPYIQRFTERIKINNTEIEQRELTEIINYVKSKIDIMIEEGFENPTEFEIITAVAFEYFYRNNCDIVVLEVGLGGRYDSTNVIEPPEVCVITTISLDHTDRLGNTIAEIAYQKAGIIKPNCDTVIYPQKPEAEKVFEKVCESQNAVLHKTCLESVKLVEHSLEGQLFNYKNYKSLNIRLLGDHQIFNAALAIDACEILINKGFNIDYNNIKDGLSKTTWPGRLEIINKKPLILIDGAHNFEGGQALDAALDKYFADKNKIFIVGFLRDKDYRKTMDLLAKKAKLIITVTPNNERALPSSELAAVLKEYSGNVKDGITLEKSLELAYNNIDEHSIICVFGSLYMIGEIRKLYI, encoded by the coding sequence GTGAACTATGAAGAAGCTATGGAGTACATACATGGTACCCTTAAATTTGGAAGTAAACTAGGTTTGGAGAGAATTGACAAACTAATGGAATTTATGGGGAATCCCCAAAAAAAATTAAGATTTGTTCATGTAGCAGGTACAAATGGAAAAGGGTCTACCACTTCATTTATAAGTAATATATTGATTAGCGCCGGATATAAAACAGGAGTATTTACTTCACCATATATACAGAGATTTACAGAAAGAATCAAAATAAATAATACTGAAATAGAACAACGGGAATTAACAGAAATAATTAATTATGTAAAGTCTAAAATTGACATAATGATTGAAGAAGGATTTGAGAACCCTACAGAATTTGAAATTATTACCGCTGTAGCATTTGAGTATTTCTATAGGAATAACTGCGATATAGTAGTTTTGGAGGTAGGCCTTGGTGGAAGATATGACTCAACAAATGTCATTGAACCGCCAGAGGTATGTGTTATTACTACTATTAGCTTAGATCACACAGACAGGCTTGGAAATACTATTGCTGAAATTGCTTATCAGAAGGCCGGAATAATTAAGCCAAATTGTGATACTGTTATATATCCTCAAAAGCCAGAAGCTGAAAAAGTATTTGAGAAAGTGTGCGAAAGTCAGAATGCTGTATTACACAAAACTTGCTTAGAATCAGTGAAGTTAGTTGAGCATAGCCTAGAGGGGCAATTATTTAATTATAAAAACTATAAAAGTTTGAACATTAGGCTTTTAGGGGATCATCAAATTTTTAATGCTGCATTAGCCATTGATGCATGTGAAATTTTAATTAATAAAGGTTTTAATATTGATTATAATAATATTAAGGACGGTTTATCAAAAACAACATGGCCTGGAAGACTTGAAATAATTAATAAAAAACCTTTGATTTTAATTGATGGTGCACATAATTTTGAAGGCGGGCAGGCTTTGGATGCGGCACTTGACAAGTACTTTGCGGATAAAAACAAAATATTTATTGTGGGCTTCCTTAGAGACAAGGATTATCGAAAGACTATGGACTTGCTGGCTAAAAAAGCAAAGCTAATCATAACAGTAACTCCAAACAATGAACGGGCATTACCTTCTAGCGAGCTTGCTGCGGTTTTAAAGGAATATTCAGGTAATGTTAAGGATGGAATTACTTTAGAGAAGAGCTTAGAGTTAGCATATAATAACATTGATGAGCATAGTATAATTTGTGTTTTTGGATCGTTATATATGATTGGAGAAATAAGAAAATTATATATATGA